GCGCGCCCGGGCACGGACACCGCGAGACGGAGGCGGTCGCCGTCGAACGCGCCCCACCGCGCGGCGCGGACGTGGTCGAGGAGGCCGTAGTAGAGCGCCTCGCGGTAGAGCAGCTTCTCCGGCAGGTGCGGCGGCACGTGGAGGCTGCCGGTGCGGAGCAGGTCAAGCAGCACCGCGAAGCACGCCGGGTTGCGGTCGATGAAGTACTCAgccacgccgccgccggaggaggaggaggaaacgtTCCAGGAGGAGTCGAGCAGCGCGCCGAGCATGGAGTCGCGGCCAGCGTTGGCGAGCGTAGTGGTGGTCGTCTCGAACACCTGCCCGCCCACGTTGAACCGCACGCGCCCTCCTCCAGCCATCAGAGCTCGCCAAAGAACCGATCTTTACACCATCCCCGCGCGGCGCAGCAACCGGCTCCCAATCTCGGGTGGATTCGGCGCCAAGAACCGGAGGATTTCGCGGCGAATCCGGTGGGGAATTGTAGGATTGCCTCCGCTGTATCGGTCAGTTGGGGAGGCGGATTGGGTTAGTTACTACCTGTGTACGCGGTCGCGGCGTGTAGATATATGAGCGAGTATCAGCAGCGTGATTTGCTGCTTCCGCTTGCTTTATGGCGTAATGGCAGCGGGGAGGCGAGGGgctagagaaagaagaaacGGAGGCGGCGGGTGAGCAGGAGGCAGGCGAGATGGTGGTGTCGCTTTGACGTGAAGACGGCGCATGATTAGAAGGACAAGCCCCCGAGGGGGGGATCGTTTTGCCCATTTGGGGACGACTTGACGAAACGCCGAATGCCAAATTCTGCTGCGTAAAAATGGTCTGATTGGTAGAGTTATCagatcagtttttttttttaattaggaGAGTTTTGTTAAACAGTAGCTTTCAGTTTTTAGTGTTTTTAGTAGAATTCTTGtaagtgattctctgaaatgaactaaaatttaGGAGTTGGAAAAAGCAGTTTCCACTGATTTACTTTTCGCAGagaattattttctctatatattttattttaaataattattttcaGTCATATAATCACTTCCTTCAAAAAATcacttttcatataaaatttgaatcagaaagagctcTATCAAACGAATCCTAACTAAACGCTTATTAGCTAACAATACTTGGATCTACGGAGTGTAGCGTACTAACATATTTCTATTCGTTCACTCGAACGTTTTGGAGAGCAGCCGTTGCTTATTTCGTTCGACCATGCTATGCTAGCGCTGCCAACATCCAAAGGAAGACAATGTTGCCACTGTTCTTCCATGAATGTTTGGCCCTATCGATTTGTGAATGATTTCATCTGAAAAATCAGTTTGCACCATATACTCGACTTATATGTTACATTCCTATACACAAACCGCGAGTTGtacttttattattaaaaaatatgtagcATTGTAATTTGCAACTACAAATTATCCGATTCTTCCGAAGCTTGCGATTCGGTACACTCCGTTTAGTTGACAATTCGATCTGTCTCAAAGAACAAGGAGGAGCTCGTCATTGTAAACTAAACTCGTGCAGACGTGCAAGACTATACTCAGGGCTCCAGCCCCTACTATTTTATAGTCAATGAAAGCCTCTCTAGcccttctaacaattttttattattatgaataacggagagagaaaaaaagaagagccTCAATCTCTCTCACTCCTTTGCATCCGCCACTGCCCGAACGTGGCCGGCTGGCGCGCAAGTTCTCGCAGGACTTCCTTCCACGTCGTTGCAGTGCATAAATCCCGCAATAACACACACGCGCGCGCACCTGTCCCCCATTCTGCTCCCCCGCCACCTGATGTGTGGGTTCCGCAACGTTCCCCGGGTCCCGATCCCACACGTCCGTCGCCCCAACCCGACGGGCTCGCCGAAACCCCGTGCGGTCTCCGACCGGAAGTCAGCCGGCTGCCTCCGGTCATCGTCCTGCCGCGTGGTTTTTCTAATATCTCCGCTGACCCCGACCGTGTATCTGACTGTGCCTCCTCCACCCGTTCCTGCTTTACCGCGAGGTTGGCTCGTCGGGATCGTGGCTGGAAAACCGGCACGGCGGCCGTACCGTCGCGTTTGTTCTGCACGGCTTTCGTGGCTTTTGGCGCGGGTTCCACTGTTCCAGGCTCCCGGCACCGTTGCACTGGCCGGAACGAGCAATGGCGGAGCTTCTTTATGGCCCCTCCTTCCTCTACTGATttacaaaggaaacactaaTTCTCACAACTTAAATAGTAACCAAAATACTCAAATCAATGATGTTTCAATTGTTTGCCCCCTCAACAATTTCCTTGAAGCTCCGCCACTGGAACTGGGAACGAGGCGGTGCAGCGAGGAAGGTGCCGAACGGCTGAGGTCCGTACATTACGTATGAGCATACATACTAGATACAACTAGTAAATGTTACCACGTACCAGCAGTATACAAGCCTATGGACGAGAATACTTCGATGGTCAACCATTATGAGGGGCTCAGGGCATACACAAAAACCGGCCATGGCAGGACAAAACAAACTCCATCCTGCTTGGTGTACGAGTATACCAGAAGTACTGCACAATATAAAACACCAAACCAGTGCGGTCACAAACAGAATGCAGTTCATGAACAGATATCCTGGTATCCCCATCTGGACAAATGCTTATGGATAAAACAAAACCATGGAACACGGACAGCAGGTAGTCTGTGTATAAAGAGTAGCAGCCACAATCAACAAGAGCTGAACGAGAAagtaacaatgacaaggcagCATGCTGCAAGAGGACTTCAGAAtggtgttgaaatttttttgaagGGAGGCTTCATCTCCGCTCTGCATGATAGACGATGCTGCATACTGTTACAATCAGTTCTAAAAAAACAGCTCCAATCAACTCACAGTAACATAAATTTCAGGAGAAGGTACCGGTGGCTATTACAGCCCACAGAGGCACAAACCAAGTGGAGAGCAAACTTGAGCTAAGAGAATCACGACCAACTTATAGTTTGCACCTGAAATCAGCAGAATGAGATAACTAGCAACGGGTTACATGCCTGaacagataaaaaaaagaagaaggaaaaaatcgaaaaactttTTAACACAAACGCACAAGGCACAGAACAGTGATGCTATGAAATTTGGAGCTCCTTTCTTTTGCAAAATTAACTTCTTAAATAGCCTGGGCGACCAATTTTTTTGTTCGGCAGAAGGTTAACCCAACTACATTACAATCTAGTAACAAGAAAGCTTGAACCACAGCAAGCATAGAATCCATTTTCGCCAGAGGCTTCACAGCCAATggcaaggagaaaaaaaagtaaCGCCTAACATTATAGCTGCTATTGAGAGTTTAAGACTGATACAACTAGTAGCTGCTTCATGATGTCAATCACCACAGCATTAAGCAGGCAACCGGTCCAAGGAATAGAAGCCAGACATGGCATGCCTCAAGCCAACATCTTGAGACTGTAAGGGGTTGGAATCCCCTGAGTAAGAGCTGCACAGCTCAGAGCATCTACTTGTGGTTCTTTCTTCTGCGCTTCTTTCCAATAGAAGCTTTAGCAGACCCCTGCTCCTCCTCTGATGAGTCACCTTCTTTTGCCTTTGGCTTCCTTTTGGTTGAAAGACCATTTGTCTTGGATCCATCAATAGCTTCACTGGATTTCACTTCATCTTTTGAATCCTGGTCTTCATTGCCAGCCTCATCTTTTGATTTTTCAGCACTTCTGGTGCCACCAACCTCAtttttgttgcttgccatgactACACCATCCCTAGTCTTGCCAGTGGATCGAGAGGGCCTTGCACCTTCCTTCTTAAGGTTACTGCCAGTTTTAGGTGTCTCTTGAATATCCTTCTCCACACTTTTTCCCTTCAGTCTGGCTGAAGTCACAGGGCTATTGCTGGAGCGCACACCTTTTGGACGTCCCCTCTTCTTGGGAGGATCCCTACTATCACTGCCACTATGCAGAAAACAGATTATTAGTTTCACATAAGCTACAGTGTTCATGATGCATCAAGATGATACATCCATATCAAACACTTACCTTTTAGGTGTTCCTGTCTTCCCTTCCTTCGTTTGCTGGCGCAAAATCCCTTGACCGCTTTTGCCGCGTGGCCTGGTTGAAACAAGCAGTAACACATAACTAAATAAATGACACCTTTTGAACAGGACTGGAGTGGGGTATCAGATAACCTTGGTCTAGTACAGTAGGGGAAAGAAACAGGAATAAAAGAGCCAAAAGTTGATCAATGGACTTGGAAAGTAAATATGCAGATGCATAGTAAAAAGCAAAACTATAAACAAATCAACTTCCGAATTCCAATTTGCAAGCCACAGCTAAATTAGCTACAAGACAAGAAATTTACAAAAGAACAATCTATTTCGGTTGTCCTGAAGAGGCATGCTAGAAAAGTTAAATTGGAGATAAAGAGACAGGCACAATTAAGGGCTTCACCCAAAGCTTATCatgaaagacaaatattggTGCTTAGAAAAATAAAGCACATGCATGCTACGGCTGCTTTGTTTAGTTTTAAGTTTAGTAACCCTACTTCATATGTTAAGAAGCTACTTCAAGCAACTTGAGTACAAGACACTTCTTAACATATGAGGTAGGGAAGACTGCAGTTGTGTAGGAATCATCATGAGACATTGTTTTAAAGTTCTGGCATAATTACATTGTCATATAAACATTGAATACATAGAATGTGGAAAATAGAATGTCTTGCTTACGTATCAGATGCCGCATCAGGATCGCTGTTTTGCTCCTGCAAGATAGTGGACGAATTAGAAAGGAACAAAGGAGGATATAACTGCATCAAGCTTCATGAACATACCTCCGTAATGAATTCCCACTTCTCGTTCTTGAGCAGTAGTACCTCAACATCACCATCATCATAGGCAACCTGATTAAGAACAAGAAAGTGTCCAAATGTCAAGGAACCATTTTCTTAcagcaacaacaaagcctttttgTCCAAAGCAACCATTTTcttaaggaaaaaaaagaactatAATAACCAGTAGTGTTTCAGAGTTCAGGCAGACAGAGTAATAAGTGAAGCATGCAGAACTGAAGATAAAGCCTGTGTATGAATGCGCACCTTGTGTTTTTTTGAAGACGCATCAAATGATTTAACAACACCATCATAGAACCTGCAAGGCAAGAAACAGTTTCAAACCCATCCAAACAACATGACAGCATAACTCGTGGAGCAAATAGCATATTCTATGCATAGTTATCATAAAGAAGATTCAAGGAAAGATAAATAAACAATTGGTGTATAGCTCTAACCTGAAGGAACTATTGACCTATATAttccccggggggggggggggggacaagtGACTTAGAAGCCTTTGAGAAAATAGTAAAATGCATAATGTAACAAAAAAAAGTGGTCTGTACTAAAATACAGTCAATGAAGCATCGGGGCATTAAGAGCTCTATATTAACCATGTTAAGAATACTCTGCATATAAGAACACAAATGATGATCACCACGCTTACATTTTGTCATCAGGCCACCAAACTTTAATTCTTGAGCCAACAAGGTTTTCATCAAGAATGTTGTTTTTCTTTGACAGTGGGGCCtgcaaaaaaaatggaaaaagatgacaaactgaaagaaaaatcaagtcAAACAAGACAATGCATCGTCTGTAATCAGCTATACATACCTCTTCAGCTTCCTGCGGACGTTTCCTTTTTGACCCTCCACCGTCCTCTTGTTGACCTTTTGTTTTATCGGTCTTGCTTGCCGACACCATTTCCTGCTTAATTGTTATTAATAAAGATTAGTCGTTGTGGAAGACCAGATCAAATTATCAAAGCATGCAAAAAACTGTCATTGCAGCCGCATTAGAATCAATATTTGTTAAGTGCAACTGAATCTCCAAAAACTTCCACTGTAATTAGGAACATATTTGACTATGGAATGCCATCACCAATTAGAAAACCATAGCAGTTAGACAGAGTTCAAAAAAATGACGACCTTCAACCGAAGGCAATAGAAGCTACACATTTGAAAATTACAATGAGTTACAAGCCCCCCTACTAACCATGCAGCCGGATTAGAAcagaaaaatcacgtaacaatGGAACCACAAATAGCCACAAAAGAAATCAGACCTTCAGAAAATGATATGCAGGCATGACTGACATGAAAAGAAAGCAATTCAATACAGGTATTATAGTCTACTGGGAACAAGAAAATTACCTTCAAACTGGTATCTtcatcatcgtcttcatcaGAGAAGGGGTCTTCTTTCTTCAGCTTCAAATTGGCTTTCTGCTGCTTCTTCCAAGATTCTCTTTCAGCAACCTTTGTTGAAGGAGACTTGGCATCAATTTTAGTCATCTGCCTTGTAACTCTTCGTCCAGAATCACTAACAAGGTCAAGCCTTTTGGGTTCTAGGTCTGATCCTTGTTTATTTCCAGAAGGCTTTTTCTCCTGCGACTTTGCTGCAGGAGGCCGGCCTCGCTTTGGTTTAACCACAGCAGACTTAGCATCATCAGCAGCTCTATTGCCAGTCTCTGTCAGCTGCttatcatcaccatcatttGTCTCTGGGCATAACTCTCCAGATGCAACAAGACTCTCATTGTCTTTAACAACCTTAGGATGTTCGGTAATCTCAGATACAGTGGAAGAATCAAGCCTGTGACTTTTCTTTAAACTGAGATCATATGACTTTTCAGGTTCTGTGATGACTGGTTCTGACATTTCTTTGTCACCAGATATCAGTTGATCAGAAATTTTGGCCTGCTCTAACACTTCTTTGTCACCAGATATCAGTTGATCAGAAATTTTGGCCTGCTCATCACCAGAAGGCAGTTCAGGCTTCTGTTCAGAAGCTGGTCCATCTGTGGACTTGACATTGTCAACTGGAGCACCACCGTTGCTAATGGCAGCTGTAGGAATACTGCTTGGGCAAGTACCGTCTTGTCCTGCGCAATTCACATCTTGCTCTAACTTTGAAGTTTCCTGAAACACGAGAAACATAAAGTTGTGGTTGCTACCTTACTTTCTAGAACTCCAGATACTGAACAACTGTAGCAGCATACCTGAGGTGACTCGTCAGAAACAGACCTCTCACATATTTTACCTTCAGCTGCCTGCACAACAAGAATTCAGAGTAAGTTAGTACGCAGTTGAATATAATACCAAAAAAAGAACTAATCTTAGTAATATAATATCAAGGAGAGAATATGCATTACAAACAATAGTGGATCATGCTATTGACACTACCCAGATACCAATGTGACCATGCATACCATAAAACATATTACCAATGCACAAAATAATGTTGAATAATGCGAAGGAACTAGTACGTAACAAAAATGTTTCTTTAATAATTCACATTTGATATATTTTGGTCGCCCCCCGCTCCAATCTGCAAGGTTTCAAAATTCAGACCATATCCCCTTTTCGAGGGATGACCTGCTGGACTTCAACCTAAGATACACTAGATCCTACATATAATCAACAATAAATGCCTGTCAAAACAGTATATGTCCCATGTCCCTCTCCTACCAGTATCTCAATAACAGAAGAAGTATCACCCATTAAACAAGAAATATACAGGCGAGCTGCCTTGCTCATTTGAACACACATCTACTTAGACGAACAAATTTCTAACATGTACGCACCGATCCTTAAATTGAACATGTAATTTGTAGGTATTTTAACTAACCTTTGCAGACACATCTGCATTGTTGTTTTCTATGGCATCTGAAGCATCTTGGCACAGCAATGCAACAATGTTGCTGTACTCATCTAAGGGAGTATCTTTAAGCAACTCAATAAACACTTGTTTTAACCTGTCTTTGCAATGACCTACTACCCGCTCTGCAAGTCCAAAAGCTGCCGGAAGAGTTTCCTGGAAAGTCAAGTTGAAAATGTTAGTGAAGATGATGAGAACTATGTTGTTAATGCAACAACATATGGATAAACTTACCTGTGCTTCCTTTTTAAGGTTTTGGAGCAGGCATGATGCCAGTTCTGGAGGGACATTGTCACTCTCCTCAATTACAAAAACCATTATGTTTTCCATACAACAGTTGATGTTTTCTGAATGATCCAGGCTGAAATAAATCAAAAAGGGAATGAGTGAGATGAGAAACAAACTTAATGCTTTAATAGAACATAAGCAGAACACACATATGCACTCAGCACACGCGCGCTCGCACATTCAAGGGGAACATATACAGGAACATACACATGCAGTctataaccataaccatcatAAATGTAATCCAATCAATGAGCAATTCCAACTCTAATCAATCAAAAGGAGGCCATAACTGCACTATCACCCTAATCCATCTGACAGAACTTTAAAAAACGACACGCTCGGTGTATATTAACAGAAGATAAGCAGAACACAAATATGCATATTGCACACACACAACAGGAATATATACAGGaacaacataatcagcataaaCTAAATCCAATCAGCGAGCAACTTCAACTTTAGTCAATCAAAAGGGGGCCACAATAACATTATCACCTTAATCCAATTTACAGAACTTTAAAAAAATGACACACTCAGtgtatgaagaaaatatgatacAAAATAAATGTGGGAGAAGTTTCATACGAGATGGCTTTGAATAGATTACGGAACATGTCGACTGCCAGATGGTCCAAGTCAAGATCCAACATCAGGGCACAACACCGGGTCGTTGCAACAGATTCAAGGATCGAAGCCCTCCTTGCAAAGGAGGGGCTGTCCATATCATCCAAGTCAGCAAAAGTTTCCACAATTCTCTTAAAGACATCCTGGAATCAGGCAAGGAACAAATGTCAGTACATAAAGACACCACCATTTCATCCTGAGAGGGGCAACACATCACCTTCATGATGTCATCATCATAGGGTGCCTCTGGAGCGGTGATCCTGGTAACTTCAGTTAAGCAAGAGGTAACAGCAACCTTGATGTCTGGATCTGGGTGCTCCAGTAGCTCCTTTGTAATCAAAGCAGACATGGTGGGGCGAAGAGTGTTGAGCATGCCCTCGGGCGGGGCCTGGAGCACCCTGACCAACCAGGTATCCGCTTCCTGCAGAAACGAACGAGCAGTTCAAACTCTAATAAATCAAAAGAGCAAACCTGTTCTCAAATAATAAGCTAGATGAGCAACCAGCTAGGGCAGACTTCTATACAATCCCCAAAAAACCTAAACGACTGCAAGTCTAGATCCATCTATGTGGGAACCTACTCGAAACCGCACGCCAGATTGGTAAGTACAACAAGAATTCCAACTCTAATCAATCAAAAGAGCAAAACTTTTCTCCAATCCTAAGCTAGATGAGCAACCAGCTAGGGTAGACTTTGCAAACAATCCCCCAAAAACCTAAACGACTGCAAGTCTAGATCCATCTAGGTGAGATCCACCTCTGTGTCTACTTGAAACCGCACGCCAGATTGGCAAGTACAACAAGAGTTACAATTCTAATCAATCAAAATGGCAAACCTTTTCTCCAATCCTAAGCTAGATGAGCAACTGGATAGGGCAGAGTTAGTATACAATCCCCAAAAAACCTAAAACACCCGCAGGCCTGGATCCATCTCTGTGAGAATCCATCTCTGTGGGAACCTACTCGAAATCGCACACCAGATCGGTAAGTACAACAAGAATTACAACTCTAATCAATCAAAATGGCAAACCTTTTATCTAATCCTAAGCTAGATGAGCAACTGGATAGGGCAAAGTTAGTATATAATCCCCAAAAAACCTAAACAATTGCAAGTCTAGATCCATCTCTGTGGGAACCTACTCGGAACCTCACGCCAGATTGGTAAGTACAACAAGAATTCCAACTCTAATCAATCAAACAGCAACCTTTTTTCCAATCTTAAGCTAGATGAACAACCAGCTGAAACAAACTTCATACAGAACCCCCAAAAAACCTAAACAATTGCAAGTCAAGCCCCATATATGGGGGAACCTAAGCCCGATTGACGAGTACAACAAGAATTCCAACTCTAATCAACACCACCACtaccacccaaaaaaaaaaaaaactaaacgaTGACTATCCAAGCAACATGTCTACGCCAACCTAATCAAAATCACACGCCCGATTGACGAGTACAGCAAGAACAGAGACGATAGCTAGGGCGAAAGCAAAGGGTGTGAGGGGGCCGGCGCTCACCTGAAGTAACCGGAGCAACTCGTCGCTGTCCTGAGGGAGCTCGCCGAAGCGCTGGCCGATGTCGCGCATCCGTCGCTCGGCCTCATCCTGCACTTCCGCCGGCGTCATCACAGGGGCTGCAGGCGGCGCGTCGTCCGCCATAGTCGGGGAGCAGGGGGAGACCAAGCTAGGAGAagcggcggctagggtttcggcgAGGTGGCAGCTGCGACGGGGAGGGAGGGTTTTATAGCCGACGAGGGGGCGCCGGTGGCAGGCAGCGACGGGGAGCACGCGTTCCGCGTTCGCACCCGCCCCTTCCCTCCTTCCAAATTTTCACCCCACCTCGCCGCCGTTCGAATCGAGCAACGGAAACATCTGGTCTGGCCTGGGGTTTAGCGGGGGATGAGCTGTTGTGCCACAGCTTTGAGCCAGGCCCTTCCCACCTGTATGCCAAAAATGCCTTCGAGAGAGGAGGTGATGGATCCGGTTTCAAATTCAAAGATGGAGAGGGCAAAACTTGGCGGCAGGTGGGCTTTAATACTTGCCTGATTCGAGCAAATGCGCCAATTTTTTTTGTTCGAAAAATGTTCAATGTGAATCCTCCAATTGCAGGGGCTAGGGTTTACACAAGGGGCTCTTCcgaattattttctatttttggttTGCAAAAGGTTAAATGTGAACGTGATGACAATGTTCAGAGTTTACATGAGAGGCTCTTTTTGCAACGGATCTTGCATAATCATGTATAGGATAGGAGGTATGGAAAGAGAATTGTGATGGTTTTGGTTTATACCGTGTCCCTTTTGCACGAGTATTTCATTCTAAGAAAGCTTTTGAATAAGCTAAAGGCTTTAGGTGTCTAAGGTAAAGCCGTGCATAAGCCCCAAACACCCAAAGATTTGATTTATGGAATAATTCAAAGATTTGGTTTCATTCTAATAAAGGCTTTGAATGATTCATTTATTGATATTATTGTCTCAAATCTACCAAAGATTTACAGAATATTAGTCCAATAAAGTCGTTAGATATATTTCCTAGATGCTGCAAATTCACAATCTAATATCTCATCTCCAACCTTTTGCAAGCGATCTTGCATAATCATGTATAGATAAGAGACATGAAAAAAGAATTGTGATGGTTTTGATTTATACCATGTCCCTTTTGCATGAGTAATTCATTCTAAGAGAGGTTTTGAATAAGCTAAAGGCTTTAGGTGTCTTGGGTAAAGCCGTGCATAAGCCCCAAACATCTAAAGATTTGATTTGTGGAATAATTCAAAGATTTGATTTCATTCTAATAAAGGCTTTGAATTATTCATTTATTGATATTATTGTCTCAAATCTTCCAAAGATTTATAGAATATTACTGAACAAAACTGTTGGATATATTTCCTAGATCCTGCAGATTCACAATCTAATATCTCATCTCCAACCATTTGCAAACTTCTTATTTATTTCGCAAGCAATTTTAGTATacttaaatgaaaaaaaactagcatGAATAAAAACATATTGTCATTAAGTCTAAACCAGGCTGAACAGGGGGCACAATAATAATAGAAAATGAAATGGAgattgagaaaaaaatagaaagggGGAATTGAGCATAAGTTGTGTTACAACTGCCATCACAACCACCATCTTTCGGCTAAAAGAATCTCACCTCTACTAGCCTTGTGCTCTTCACTAACTCTTTTTCTGAAACCCTTACAATATTTCCCCATGGTTTTTATGCCACTCTTCGAGTGATTTGGCAAAACAATCAATAGCCATACCCACAAGATAAATATGGCATCAACATTATGTATGTCTATTTGTAATATTAgtgacaataaaaaaacaacttCATTGGACAAACATAAAAAGGAGTATCATGATCAATGAAATTAAATTGCATTACATGTTGCTTGGCATAATAATCACACTCATATATAATGATGGGCACagtaggaaaaaaagaagaagcataCCTTCGACTGGGAATGGAAATATGAAATGTGAGACAAACTGATGTGGTAAAGTTGGAGCCATGTCAAAACCGACCATGCAGCTTAGCAATCTTCTCATCTATTAACTGTGGAAAAAATAAAACCACCTCATGCGCATCCTTCTTAAAAAGGaacaaatatataaaaagtaaatTAGATGTATAGACCAAACGTTCCAATCCACACAACTTATAAGTTTAACCCTATAGTACAATTTATTTCAAGGATCATCAAACTTGAGTGACAATTTCACTAATCATCATTTATTTATCTTTGACCACTCTCTACGTTCCTCCATATCCAGGAAGCCCACCAATCAAAATGCTATCATCTTCCCTATATCACACCATGCAGCCTTTGAGGCCTCTCCCTTGTCTCTCCCTTGCCCCCTTGTGGCACAAGAAAGAACCTTTACCTAAATAGATAAACCAGCATTTGAAAAGGTAAATAGTTGGCATATAGATGGTGTGACATCGATTGGACGCTACACTCAAAGAAATGAGACATGTATACATCTGCACAAATGCGTGTTTCCAAAAAAGAAATGCAAGAAAAAACAACATAATCACTCATGGTATTCAAACGCTTGCTTAGGGGCATCCTCCTAACCCATGAAATCATGGTTTCAAAAATTGCCCTATGTAGTTGCCTAGGCGAAGGTCAATTGCCATGATTTGTTCTGATAGCTAAGGTACGCGATTGACCACCTCGTTGGCGAGCTAGATCAAGGCGGACCCTACAATTATCGAATCTTGTCTACCACCGTTGAACAACCCTTATTCCCCTCCCCCCTCCTAATACCCATGTCTCGATTATTCCATCAAAATTGCTATCCAAACCTTCTTCTGACACCCTAGCTAATCTCTTTGTTGAAGCACCTAATCGACTATCATTCCTAGCGATAAAAAGGGATAGGAAGTGAGCATAAGTACTTACGGTGGTAGAGGAaagggagaagaggaagatggcGACTGCATAGGAGGTGTATTGGATGGGCGACGACGATTGAGGAGGA
This genomic window from Phragmites australis chromosome 7, lpPhrAust1.1, whole genome shotgun sequence contains:
- the LOC133924526 gene encoding sister chromatid cohesion protein PDS5 homolog C-like isoform X2, whose amino-acid sequence is MADDAPPAAPVMTPAEVQDEAERRMRDIGQRFGELPQDSDELLRLLQEADTWLVRVLQAPPEGMLNTLRPTMSALITKELLEHPDPDIKVAVTSCLTEVTRITAPEAPYDDDIMKDVFKRIVETFADLDDMDSPSFARRASILESVATTRCCALMLDLDLDHLAVDMFRNLFKAISLDHSENINCCMENIMVFVIEESDNVPPELASCLLQNLKKEAQETLPAAFGLAERVVGHCKDRLKQVFIELLKDTPLDEYSNIVALLCQDASDAIENNNADVSAKAAEGKICERSVSDESPQETSKLEQDVNCAGQDGTCPSSIPTAAISNGGAPVDNVKSTDGPASEQKPELPSGDEQAKISDQLISGDKEVLEQAKISDQLISGDKEMSEPVITEPEKSYDLSLKKSHRLDSSTVSEITEHPKVVKDNESLVASGELCPETNDGDDKQLTETGNRAADDAKSAVVKPKRGRPPAAKSQEKKPSGNKQGSDLEPKRLDLVSDSGRRVTRQMTKIDAKSPSTKVAERESWKKQQKANLKLKKEDPFSDEDDDEDTSLKEMVSASKTDKTKGQQEDGGGSKRKRPQEAEEAPLSKKNNILDENLVGSRIKVWWPDDKMFYDGVVKSFDASSKKHKVAYDDGDVEVLLLKNEKWEFITEEQNSDPDAASDTPRGKSGQGILRQQTKEGKTGTPKSDSRDPPKKRGRPKGVRSSNSPVTSARLKGKSVEKDIQETPKTGSNLKKEGARPSRSTGKTRDGVVMASNKNEVGGTRSAEKSKDEAGNEDQDSKDEVKSSEAIDGSKTNGLSTKRKPKAKEGDSSEEEQGSAKASIGKKRRRKNHK
- the LOC133924526 gene encoding sister chromatid cohesion protein PDS5 homolog C-like isoform X1, with the protein product MADDAPPAAPVMTPAEVQDEAERRMRDIGQRFGELPQDSDELLRLLQEADTWLVRVLQAPPEGMLNTLRPTMSALITKELLEHPDPDIKVAVTSCLTEVTRITAPEAPYDDDIMKDVFKRIVETFADLDDMDSPSFARRASILESVATTRCCALMLDLDLDHLAVDMFRNLFKAISLDHSENINCCMENIMVFVIEESDNVPPELASCLLQNLKKEAQETLPAAFGLAERVVGHCKDRLKQVFIELLKDTPLDEYSNIVALLCQDASDAIENNNADVSAKAAEGKICERSVSDESPQETSKLEQDVNCAGQDGTCPSSIPTAAISNGGAPVDNVKSTDGPASEQKPELPSGDEQAKISDQLISGDKEVLEQAKISDQLISGDKEMSEPVITEPEKSYDLSLKKSHRLDSSTVSEITEHPKVVKDNESLVASGELCPETNDGDDKQLTETGNRAADDAKSAVVKPKRGRPPAAKSQEKKPSGNKQGSDLEPKRLDLVSDSGRRVTRQMTKIDAKSPSTKVAERESWKKQQKANLKLKKEDPFSDEDDDEDTSLKEMVSASKTDKTKGQQEDGGGSKRKRPQEAEEAPLSKKNNILDENLVGSRIKVWWPDDKMFYDGVVKSFDASSKKHKVAYDDGDVEVLLLKNEKWEFITEEQNSDPDAASDTPRGKSGQGILRQQTKEGKTGTPKSGSDSRDPPKKRGRPKGVRSSNSPVTSARLKGKSVEKDIQETPKTGSNLKKEGARPSRSTGKTRDGVVMASNKNEVGGTRSAEKSKDEAGNEDQDSKDEVKSSEAIDGSKTNGLSTKRKPKAKEGDSSEEEQGSAKASIGKKRRRKNHK